A region of Gracilinanus agilis isolate LMUSP501 chromosome 3, AgileGrace, whole genome shotgun sequence DNA encodes the following proteins:
- the LOC123240577 gene encoding serine protease 58-like, with product MNTILFLGFLSLAVTHLADKKNENSGTKFLAYLKSDYQPCVGTLIHQQWVVTAAHCYLPYLQVKIGTQNENIKGWLQDQEINYEFLFRHPNFTADSPEHDIMLIKLAKSDNLHMLVDLPTSINDLDGSICIISGWSQNWKYPFIDEDIQINQMAQWLSPIQCKGASPRNITVGSMNNMFCAGMYPHQQNFCQEVPASAAICKGQLHGILSWTDGCVLKGDIGFYTKVYRYRNWILDIIEKN from the exons ATGAATACCATCCTGTTCTTGGGTTTCCTGAGTTTGGCTG TTACTCACTTGGctgataagaaaaatgaaaattctggcACTAAGTTTTTGGCCTACCTGAAATCTGACTACCAGCCTTGTGTGGGCACCTTAATCCACCAGCAGTGGGTGGTAACAGCTGCTCACTGCTACCTACC GTACCTTCAGGTGAAAATAGGTActcaaaatgaaaacattaaggGTTGGCTCCAGGATCAGGAAATAAACTATGAATTTCTCTTCCGACATCCAAATTTCACAGCAGACTCTCCCGAACATGACATAATGTTGATTAAGCTGGCCAAGTCCGACAATCTTCACATGCTGGTAGATCTGCCTACTAGTATCAATGACCTAGATGGATCAATATGTATTATTTCTGGCTGGAGTCAGAACTGGAAATATCCTT TCATAGATGAAGACATTCAGATAAATCAAATGGCTCAGTGGCTTTCTCCCATTCAATGCAAGGGAGCCTCTCCAAGAAACATCACTGTTGGGAGCATGAACAACATGTTCTGTGCAGGAATGTATCCACATCAGCAGAACTTCTGTCAG GAGGTGCCTGCTTCTGCAGCCATTTGCAAAGGACAGCTCCATGGGATCCTATCCTGGACAGATGGATGTGTTCTGAAAGGGGATATTGGCTTCTATACCAAAGTATACAGATACAGAAACTGGATCCTTGACATTATTGAGAAAAATTGA